The following nucleotide sequence is from Hevea brasiliensis isolate MT/VB/25A 57/8 chromosome 7, ASM3005281v1, whole genome shotgun sequence.
atattatatatcaaaatttttcataataatttttatagtcaatttattcaattttattatttaattctttaatcttttaatatataatttgcaTTGTGCTTTAATCTTTAgtatataatttgtttaaataatttataaattgtataaaattgcattttctttttgtcattttgataggaCAATATTTGAATGGATTCTTCGAACTCAAATTTTACCCAAGCAAATAGCACTAGTGCCACTTCTTCAAAAACTAGGGAGGAAGAATTTAATACTTTGTGGAGATATGTAACTAAACTAGAGAAGACTGGAGAAGGAGGGGGTAATTGTAAATGGATATGCAATTTTTATGGACAAAAAAAGCAAGGGACTTATACTAGAGTGAGGGCTTATTTATTGAAAATCATTAGAAAAGGGATTGGTGTGTATAAAAAAGTAATGAATGATAGTATTTCTGAAATGAGGAAACAGGAGGATGAGGCAACAAACAAAATTACCAATTCACAATCTAGGCGAGTTTCTTTGCTTATTAGTATAACTTATGTTCCTTCATTGAATATAACTAAACCAAGTATTTCAGCAGCTTTAAAGAAAAGAAGAGTTAATGATTCTCCTCTTGATAGAGCTTTTGACTTGCAAACTAGAGCTCAATTAGATGCAGAGATTGCTAGAATGTTCTACACTGGGGGTCTACCTTTTAATTTTGCTAGAAATCCTTATTATGTGAGTTCTTATTTTTTTGCTGCTAATCATGTTTTGGGTGGTTATGTGCCACCTGGTTATAACAAATTGAGAACCACATTACTTCAGCAAGAAAAAGCAAATGTAGAGAGGTTGCTTGAACCAATTAAAAGCACTTGGTTAGAAAAGGGTGTTAGTATTGTGAGTGATGGATGGAGTGATCCCCAGAGAAGgcctttaattaattttatggtTGTTTCTGAGTCTGGCCCCATGTTTATCAAATCTGTAGATTGTTCTGGTGAAGTGAAAGATAAGCAATTTATTGCTAATTTACTAAAAGAAGTAATTGATGAGGTTGGTCATCAAAAAGTGCTACAAGTCATTACTGATAATGCTTCAAATTATAAAGGTGCTGGAGAAATCATTGAGAGAATGTTTCCACATATTTATTAGACTCCTTGTGTTGTGCACACTCTTAATCTTGCTTTGAAGAATATATGTGCAGCAAAAAATTTAGAAACTAATCAAGAAACTTATGATGTGTGTCACTGGATCACTGAAATCCATGGGGATGCTTTGCAAATCAAGAATTTTATAATGAATCATTCCATGAGGCTCGCAATTTATAATCGGTTTAGCCCTTTGAAATTGCTTTCAGTTGCTGACACTCGTTTTGCTTCTATTGTTGTGATGCTTAAAAGATTTAAACTTATTAGGCGTGCTTTAGAAGCAATGGTTATGAGTGATCAATGAGCACAATACCGAGAAGATGACTAAGGCAAAGCTAGATTTGTTTGTGATAAAGTGGTAGATGAGGATTGGTGGGAAAAGGTTGATTACATCATTGCTTTTACTGGGCCCATTTATGACATGATCAGAGTTTGTGACACAGACAAACCATGCCTTCATTTGGTTTGTGAGTTGTGGGATTCTATGATTGAAAAGGTGAAGAAAGTTATTTTTTATCATGAAGGAAagctgttgtcccaaaatagtccaagaggggggtgaattggactttaacaatttttcggcccttgcttatagcctaatgaaaaattgaggcTTCGTTCAACTATGTGCTTCTctatataaaaagaaaatgatatgtgcttcaacaatgtgttcctaagttgcaattcaattctcaatcaatgtttatggcaatatctaacaaagcATTCATCAACCAAttttctcaagtcactcaatatgttcacaaatttatcaactcaatctatttaaccaacattcaatatcatgtatatgaggaaaaatttaaaattgcacaaaagtaaaagGTAAAggatagagagatcaaacacaaggattttatagtggttcggcttaactagcctacatccactctctcaaagaaccctctttgagtcttctcttcactatttgctcttttgaaggcaagagaccaaaagccctttacaatttctcaacaccaagcttttacaccaaggtagcttgaaaccttctcaAGTGCAATCACAAGCACTAACTctcccaagcttcaataggtgcttgtacaacctctcttgaatgtaattcaatgtttcaacactcactcttacacAATACAAataaaactataaagaagagatgagttgatttgccaatggtagctcaaaatctttaaagctcttgaatgaaagcaataaatgaaaaatcaatgttggagttcaaatgtaagctttcattaagtgtaaatgaagtgaggaatgtgtatttatagtcccaaatcattttagaccgtttgaaacccttttggaacgttatacacactgcccaagacaaaatagccgttattttgtccttttgtgcgaagttgagcagctctgataaattagcaaactaataaaattttaggagcagtcagtaaactggttagtaaactaacgtttttagcaaacttattagcaaactaaaaaatttagcaaaccagttagcaaactaagtcaacagctgcatgtctcaacttgcaatgtaaaatgatttagaccttcaaaaaatgtttcaatagtggtgttcaaggtcatgatgagaaaaagtaatcagaaaataaattttcatttttgagctccatatgactaaattctcatctattctttttcacaaaaagacctaagactctaacactatGCTTTTCATACCTTTGCTTCGAGTATTGATTTCCATAgcctttttctcattttggatttgtcttggaatgcctttgagtatcttttcttcttatatgcaacttcaaaggttctttatgcataagacaaagaatctacacatcactttaaggttaggttagatagattctctttgagttttgttatcatcaaaatcaatgctcattttgagctacacggggtcaacaatctccccctttttgatgatgacaaaactcaactgaatcaatagtaaaaaaataaaagtgtgtgagattttatgtgagtatgtaaatccaagtatagtataccgaaaaagctccccctaaatatatgcacacaATATCTAAGAAATCCATTTTCTGTACATAAGCTCCCCCTGAAATTATGCTATCAAACATATTCACACTTCACAAGTATCAATCACAAGTATAAGCATATATCCAGCAACACAAGTATCatcacatatatatatctcaCAAACATCAACACACATTCACATATCATCACACTTCACAAGTATATCAACACATTTCCATAGTCTCATGTTCAtcaacacatattcacatatccataaccattctccccctttttgtcatcaatcaaaaaggaaaTAGGAGAAAATacccaaaaagaatcatgttagccAAAATGGAAATGCAGTAAGGTagacagtagcaaactaaaaaccaaaagtagcacacagactagtaaactaaaaatgcaATCAGTAAACTAAAAATCCAGATGAGATGCTATTTAAGTCTGTTACTCCTGCGAGTGGATTTTGAAGGCACCATTTTCTTCCTAGGCAGTTTAATAACAGGGGCCGGAGGTGCTTGGTCAGCCACTTGATCATTTTTCTCGGCCTCATCATCTTCAGAAGGGGGTTGAAGAGCAGCAGCGAGGGTCTAGTACGGATTTGACACGGTTGACTTGTACCTTTTCTTACCTTTCTTTCTTTGTAGGCGGCAGCTGCAGAGATAGCGAGTTTGAGCACTAGCTTGGTGTTCTTTGAGAGAAGGTTCCTGGTGCTGTGTAGGAACAGCAGCTGGCTCAACTGGTGGTGCAGGTGGAGGTTCAACAGCTTGTTCAGATTCTAGAACCGTTTCACTTTCCTTTGGCAACTCACTTTCAGTTGCTACAACTTTTTTACCATCAAGGTCAGGAGGTACATCAGTTGTAGGACCAATCTCAGGTTCAAGAACCTGGTCACTAGCTTGCTCATCAGGGGCATCCACTACAGGTTCAAGTTCTGCTTCAGCAAGTTTACCACTTTCACATGCCATATCAGCAGGAGACTCTTCAACTTTGTTGCTTTCTCCCTTATCAGCAGAAACCTGAGTACCAACCTCAACTTTAGTTGGAACTCCAAGTTCCTTGGCCTGCTGAAGAGCCAGAATCAGCTTCtttaactcctcattttgagTGAGCAGGTGACTCACTTTATAGTCAACCACATCCACAAATTTTCTGAGAATGTCAAGGGACTGACTTGTTGCACTAAAATGTTCATTAACAGTAGCCTTTATCCCTTGAATTTCATTCAAAACTTCACTAGCAGAACCAGAATCAACTTTAGCAGAGGAGGAACCACCCTtttcaaatcttgtttttctcccATCAGTTTCGGAATGTATTTCTCTAAGCACTATCAAGTCACCTAGAGATTTCCTTAGTGACATTCACCTTtagctctttaaacacagcagtTAACAAATGTGCATAAGGCAGTTTCCCAATCCCATAGGCTTTGCACATGTTTTTGAAGATTAAGTAAGCTAAATTCAACCTAACTTTATTCacaatgtgccacataatacacatgtccAAGTGACTCAGATAGCCATAACTGCCAGATTTCGGACAGAACACATaattcaccatactgtgaataattttgatatgCTGGAGGGCTTTGGTACTGGTGGATTTCTCATTTTTGGCAGTGTTAGCAGGGAACACCTCATTTTCAAATTCAACCAGATTAAACCTTGCTACTctagcaacatccttatgtgtGGAAATTCTATTTCCATCATTGGGCAAATTTAAAGCCGTGGCTATCAGTTCAACAGAGACACTATATGTATTTGTATTCAAAATGACTTCAAATCGATCCTCATCATCAACAGTTCGCATGGTTCTATAAAATTCTTGTACAAGCCTAGGGTAGTATTCATTTGCGCATTCACAGACACCCAACCAGccttgaaactcaaaaagctctttaaagtgaaagtttacctgattaaagttctcccatttgatgaatttgcaaTCCAACAGTGCTTTATCCACTGAACCCGAAAGCTTTGCGATACCCATTTTCTTTTTAGCATTCGTCCCTTGCTTCTGTACCGTCTTTTTCTTTTCTGGCGTCGATTTTGGGGATTCGACACCCTTGGACGAGTGAGAGGACTCACTAACTGAGTTTGATTTTGGCACGTCGtgctttcctttcattttcttccgTAATGCCACGACAGGAACATCGTCGGAGGCGGACGAGGAAGATGAAGCAGCGGCAACAACAGGGGATTTTCGTTTTGTGCGAGCCATTGAGACAAAATGAAATCGGGTAATGGTATTTCGGTGAgtgaagagaagaagaaaaaaaatgagatTTTTGGTGAGTTAGGGtatgcttcgcctgaaagaagtATCGGGTATGGTGTTTGGGGATGTCGGAAATcgaaacagagagagagagagaaagcgtgggaggtttcgtgtggcagagggtttaagtcctcttgagtcccgcgctttcCATTTTCACTGTACTGTCAACTGAACCTGTTTTTCCCTTttctttccccttttttttttattttattttgcattTCAAACAAGTCTACCTATACCTATATGCACAAATAACCATTTTTACATGTCTGACACATTACTGAGAGTATGATATCAAATGTGGAAAGATAAATGCATTGGTGAACACGTAGAAAACTTCAAGAACAATCAccttttggtttgaaatttgaacaattcatgatatagcaaactaattttagtcacgcaatattagtatacaacttagtaaactaatttcatgagtacacaaacaagttagctaatattCTCTAAAGGTTTCTTAGCAAACCTATATCTCAGCAGATCACTCACATATTTAACAACATGAAATTATtatgaattgaatttcaaacaactagttcacacataccaatttcccttctaattctacaaaatgtttcttcattaagaggttttgtaaaaatgtcagcaagttgattttcagaggtaACAAACtcaattttgatatttccattttgaatatgatctctaataaaatgatgtatGATCTCAATGTGTTTAGTTCTTGAATGTTGAACTGGATTTTTGActaagtttatggcacttgtgttgtcacacctaattggaacaagattatattttaaaccaaaatcttccaattgttgtttcatccataaaatttgagcaacacaactaccagcagctatatattctgcctcagctgtagataaagctactgaagtttgtttcttactgtgccaagaaactagtgcaagaccaagaaattgacaagtacctgaagtactttttctatccagtctacttccagcaaaatcagagtcactatagccaacaagattaaatgattcacattttggataccataaaccaattgattgtgagcctatgagatatctaaaaatccttttaactgcacttaaatgggattcttttggacatgattgaaatcttgcacacaagcaaacactaaagtgtatatctggcctagatgcagtaagatacaaaagagagccaatcatacctctataaagcttggtatctacttctttacctttttcatcactgtccattttaattgttgaactcataggagtgcccatgctcttcaaattttccatcttaaatttctttaacatatccttgatgtactttgattgatttatgaagatgccatctttcatttgtttaatttgaagtccaaggaagaatgtgagctcacccatcatactcatttcaaattcattctgcataatcttagaaaatttcttgcaaagagattcattagtagcaccaaaaattatatcatcaacataaatttgcacaatgagcatatcattatgatgcttcttaacaaacagtgttgtatccactttgcctctttgaaaatcattttgtaaaaggaatttactaagcctttcataccatgctctaggagcttgctttaaaccatataaggctttagtaagtttataaacatgatttggatgctcatgattttcaaagcctggaggttgtgcaacatacacttcctcatcaatataaccatttaaaaatgcactcttaacattcatttgataaagcataaaatccttgtaacatgcaaaggcacacaacattctaatagcttcaattctaacaaccggagcaaaggtttcatcaaaatcaatcccttcctcttggttgtagccttgagccactagtctagctttgttcctaacaacattgcctttttcatccattttgtttctaaaaacccatttagtaccaataattgaatgatcttttggtttaggcactaaattcca
It contains:
- the LOC110637620 gene encoding uncharacterized protein LOC110637620 codes for the protein MNDSISEMRKQEDEATNKITNSQSRRVSLLISITYVPSLNITKPSISAALKKRRVNDSPLDRAFDLQTRAQLDAEIARMFYTGGLPFNFARNPYYVSSYFFAANHVLGGYVPPGYNKLRTTLLQQEKANVERLLEPIKSTWLEKGVSIVSDGWSDPQRRPLINFMVVSESGPMFIKSVDCSGEVKDKQFIANLLKEVIDEVGHQKVLQVITDNASNYKAKNLETNQETYDVCHWITEIHGDALQIKNFIMNHSMRLAIYNRFSPLKLLSVADTRFASIVVMLKRFKLIRRALEAMVMSDQ